A section of the Pseudovibrio sp. M1P-2-3 genome encodes:
- a CDS encoding glycine cleavage system protein R, with the protein MKKSLILTVVAPDRTGLVGELSAIIAKHGANWIDSSMVRLGGHFAGVLRISIDAEDLKQLRLALLRLEDKGFTISLYEEGKQQSLPEGAQAQISILGQDQPGMLSRISGILAYHHVSINELTSCVEPGSMSGELMFKATATIILPIKLSAEQLISDLEKIAGDIMIELDYLQ; encoded by the coding sequence ATGAAGAAGTCCCTTATCCTAACTGTCGTTGCACCCGATAGAACCGGTTTAGTGGGAGAACTTTCTGCCATTATAGCAAAGCATGGAGCAAACTGGATCGACAGTTCAATGGTACGCCTTGGAGGTCACTTTGCAGGCGTGTTACGGATCAGTATTGATGCGGAGGATCTTAAGCAACTGCGCCTTGCTTTATTGCGCTTGGAAGACAAAGGTTTCACAATCAGTTTGTATGAAGAGGGTAAACAGCAGTCTCTCCCTGAGGGCGCTCAGGCTCAAATCTCCATTCTGGGACAAGATCAACCGGGCATGCTCAGCCGCATCTCCGGAATTTTAGCCTACCACCATGTTAGCATCAATGAGCTTACCTCATGTGTAGAACCTGGTTCAATGAGCGGGGAATTGATGTTTAAAGCAACTGCAACTATTATATTGCCTATAAAGCTTTCTGCTGAACAGCTTATCTCGGACCTAGAGAAAATCGCAGGCGATATCATGATCGAGCTGGACTATCTACAATAA
- the paaI gene encoding hydroxyphenylacetyl-CoA thioesterase PaaI: protein MTPQVIAERVAEVFGADDQATKMLGIRTQSIGPGKAVMTMQVTKDHVNGHGTCHGGLLFTFAGCALALACNSYNKKAVAQHCSITYISPAHIGDTLTASAKETSLGKRSGIYDVSITNELGEQIAEFRGHSRLIGGEHFVEPKPAQQLPS from the coding sequence ATGACCCCACAAGTTATTGCCGAACGCGTAGCTGAGGTTTTTGGTGCGGATGATCAGGCAACTAAAATGTTGGGCATTCGAACCCAAAGCATCGGACCAGGAAAAGCTGTAATGACCATGCAAGTTACAAAAGATCATGTAAACGGCCATGGCACATGTCATGGAGGACTGCTTTTTACTTTTGCCGGATGCGCTCTCGCTCTAGCCTGCAATAGTTACAATAAAAAAGCAGTAGCCCAACATTGTTCTATTACCTACATCAGCCCCGCCCATATTGGAGACACCTTGACAGCATCGGCTAAAGAAACGTCACTCGGCAAAAGGTCAGGCATCTATGACGTGTCAATCACCAACGAGCTAGGCGAACAGATTGCGGAATTTCGCGGGCATTCAAGGTTGATTGGTGGAGAGCACTTCGTTGAACCAAAACCTGCCCAACAGCTTCCATCATAA
- the ggt gene encoding gamma-glutamyltransferase, whose amino-acid sequence MLRALLVYLLFFSFLPYSGAQQASDTFAPEGESGTQETNLVSAENFMVVTANPYASQAGFQMLQLGGNSIDAMVAVQATLGLVEPQSSGLGGGGFLVYYDAVHDKLTTYDGRETAPRTATPELFLNPQGEPLEFFEAVIGGRSVGAPGLVRLLYDTHAKYGSLPWAKVLEPAIGLARQGFTVSPRLHSLIAADVANLSRYQETREYFLPSDLPLQVGSTLKNTAYAKTLETLAAGGAAAFYTGQIAEDIVATVRDAEVNPGLLGLEDLASYRVIQRAAVCTPYKSYEICGMGPPSSGGLSVGQIMGITSSFDLKEKGDKAPQSWRLIGDASRLAFADRARYMADSDFVPMPTKGLTSPGYMAERAKLLAGEKALSPEQVVAGTPPWDHAMRQADDESLELPSTTHFVIVDADGNVVSMTSSIENGFGSRLMTNGFLLNNQSTDFSFRTHRNGVPIANRVEPGKRARSSMAPTIVMQDDKPVIAIGSPGGSRIIGYVATSLLAMLEWDMNIQQAVEFPHAINRFGTYDLEKGTWMEELKEPLEMLGYDVDIKDMNSGLHGIYISSEGLEGGVDPRREGVALGQ is encoded by the coding sequence ATGTTACGGGCGCTACTGGTTTATTTATTGTTTTTTTCATTCCTGCCTTATTCTGGTGCTCAACAGGCAAGTGACACATTTGCCCCAGAAGGGGAAAGTGGGACACAAGAAACAAACCTTGTGTCCGCTGAAAACTTCATGGTGGTGACGGCAAATCCATATGCTTCGCAAGCGGGCTTTCAAATGCTTCAGTTGGGCGGGAACTCAATTGATGCAATGGTTGCAGTACAGGCAACATTAGGGTTGGTTGAGCCTCAATCCTCCGGCTTAGGAGGTGGGGGCTTTCTTGTTTATTATGATGCTGTTCACGACAAGCTGACCACTTATGATGGGAGGGAAACAGCACCGCGTACCGCAACGCCAGAGCTATTTTTAAATCCTCAAGGAGAGCCTCTGGAATTCTTTGAGGCTGTTATCGGTGGGCGCTCCGTCGGAGCTCCAGGTCTTGTTCGATTGCTGTATGACACGCATGCCAAGTATGGCAGTCTGCCTTGGGCGAAAGTTTTGGAGCCAGCTATAGGTCTGGCCCGTCAAGGGTTTACAGTATCCCCAAGGCTCCACTCCTTAATAGCCGCAGATGTTGCCAACCTCTCTCGCTATCAGGAGACGCGCGAGTACTTCTTACCTAGTGACTTGCCTTTACAGGTTGGCTCTACACTGAAAAATACCGCTTATGCGAAGACTTTGGAAACTTTGGCAGCTGGTGGGGCAGCTGCATTTTACACGGGGCAGATAGCTGAGGATATTGTCGCTACGGTGCGCGATGCAGAGGTGAACCCCGGCCTTTTGGGCTTGGAGGATCTTGCATCATACCGGGTTATCCAGCGTGCGGCGGTCTGTACACCTTATAAATCCTATGAAATTTGTGGTATGGGGCCCCCCTCCTCAGGTGGTTTGAGTGTTGGCCAAATCATGGGGATTACATCCTCCTTTGATTTGAAAGAGAAGGGAGATAAAGCACCTCAGAGCTGGCGTTTGATTGGAGACGCATCTCGTCTCGCTTTTGCTGACCGGGCGCGCTACATGGCAGATAGTGATTTTGTGCCGATGCCAACAAAGGGATTAACGTCTCCTGGTTATATGGCGGAGCGCGCCAAGTTACTGGCGGGTGAAAAGGCATTGTCTCCGGAACAGGTAGTAGCAGGTACTCCTCCATGGGACCATGCCATGAGGCAGGCTGACGATGAGAGTCTTGAACTTCCATCTACGACCCATTTTGTGATCGTTGATGCTGACGGAAATGTTGTTTCTATGACTTCATCAATCGAAAATGGCTTCGGCTCCCGATTAATGACAAATGGATTTTTGCTCAATAACCAATCGACGGATTTTTCGTTTAGAACTCATCGAAACGGAGTTCCGATTGCCAATAGGGTTGAGCCGGGAAAGCGCGCGCGTTCATCCATGGCACCCACAATTGTCATGCAAGATGATAAGCCTGTGATAGCGATTGGATCTCCCGGAGGAAGCAGGATTATTGGTTATGTTGCCACATCATTGTTAGCAATGTTGGAGTGGGATATGAATATCCAGCAAGCCGTCGAGTTTCCTCATGCAATTAACCGCTTTGGAACCTATGATCTGGAAAAAGGAACCTGGATGGAAGAGCTGAAGGAACCTCTGGAAATGCTTGGCTATGACGTGGATATCAAAGACATGAACTCTGGGCTTCATGGGATTTATATCTCATCGGAAGGGTTGGAAGGAGGTGTTGATCCTCGCCGTGAAGGGGTTGCGCTGGGCCAGTGA
- a CDS encoding UbiX family flavin prenyltransferase, whose amino-acid sequence MTGKRIIVGVTGASGSILAVRALEILRDLGVESHLVLSSGAAVTISHELGESGVEQLNTLAHTVYDGADMSSAIASGSYPIDGMLITPCSMRTLSATAYSFSDSLLTRAADVTLKERRKLVVAPREAPLHQGHLEAMLKLTQMGAVICPPVPAFYNGVTKFEAQTREIAARSIACLGIDPKGALSRWKVG is encoded by the coding sequence ATGACAGGAAAACGTATCATTGTTGGTGTTACTGGGGCTTCCGGATCCATTTTGGCCGTTCGTGCGCTGGAAATCCTGCGAGATCTGGGCGTGGAAAGTCATCTGGTGTTATCCTCAGGTGCGGCAGTGACCATTTCCCATGAGCTAGGAGAGAGTGGTGTGGAACAGCTGAACACGCTGGCACATACTGTTTATGATGGTGCAGACATGTCAAGCGCTATCGCCTCTGGTTCCTATCCAATTGACGGAATGCTGATTACACCTTGTTCCATGCGCACGCTTTCAGCGACGGCCTATAGTTTTTCTGATAGCTTGTTGACCCGCGCGGCGGATGTCACCTTAAAAGAACGGCGTAAGCTAGTAGTTGCGCCGCGTGAAGCTCCGCTCCATCAGGGGCATTTGGAAGCCATGCTTAAACTCACGCAAATGGGTGCTGTCATCTGCCCGCCTGTGCCCGCCTTCTATAATGGTGTTACAAAGTTTGAAGCTCAAACTAGGGAGATCGCCGCCCGCTCCATCGCTTGCCTTGGCATCGATCCTAAAGGGGCGTTGAGCCGCTGGAAAGTTGGTTAG
- a CDS encoding UbiD family decarboxylase, with product MYKRSQPAFADLSQFLQHMRGKGQLVNVDAPVSLNVEMTEVHRRVLAQGGPTLQFNRPIWENGLSGSLPVVTNIFGTRERVAMGLGCRADQLSELGEFMAYLRSPTPPKGLKGLWEAMPVAQAAYNARPKRVKAPRDFEELPLDLSQLPVQTCWPEDVAPLITWGIVITRPPGADDPSQYNLGIYRIQVTGKTTAILRWLSMRGGAAHHRLWAAKGEKMPVAVAIGADPATILSAVIPTPSQVTELTLAGLLSSKRPELMPCKDIPLHVPASSEIVLEGYAEPFETAEEGPYGDHTGYYNAPEQFPIYNISRISARKDPVYMSTFTGRAPDEPAVLSEAMNDVFLPILKQQLPEVEDLWLPPEACSYRIAVLKIKKSYAGQARRVMMGMWSLLPQFTMTKMIICVDDDINCRSWSDVMWAVATRMDPARDLVVLDRTPTDSLDFSSPLEGLGGKLGVDATTKIGSETSREWAKTIVMPEDIKTRVEERWDELFPAGLQGMKSGERDENK from the coding sequence ATGTATAAAAGAAGCCAGCCTGCTTTTGCCGATCTTTCTCAGTTTCTTCAGCATATGCGGGGAAAGGGGCAACTGGTTAATGTGGATGCGCCGGTCTCGCTTAATGTAGAGATGACAGAGGTGCACCGGCGGGTCCTAGCTCAAGGAGGGCCAACTTTACAGTTTAATCGGCCAATCTGGGAAAATGGATTAAGCGGGTCTCTTCCTGTGGTCACTAATATTTTCGGCACTCGAGAGCGTGTAGCCATGGGCCTTGGGTGCAGGGCGGATCAATTGAGCGAACTTGGCGAGTTTATGGCGTACTTGCGCTCCCCCACCCCGCCAAAGGGCCTGAAAGGTTTGTGGGAGGCTATGCCGGTGGCTCAGGCAGCCTATAACGCGCGGCCCAAACGGGTAAAGGCTCCTCGTGATTTTGAAGAGTTGCCGCTCGACCTTTCCCAGCTTCCGGTACAAACCTGCTGGCCGGAGGATGTAGCGCCACTTATCACTTGGGGGATCGTCATCACCCGCCCTCCGGGGGCAGATGATCCTTCCCAATATAATCTTGGCATCTATCGTATTCAGGTAACTGGTAAGACAACCGCCATTTTACGCTGGCTTTCCATGCGCGGCGGTGCGGCGCATCATCGTCTATGGGCGGCAAAAGGCGAGAAAATGCCCGTGGCAGTGGCGATTGGCGCGGATCCAGCAACTATATTATCTGCCGTAATCCCAACACCCTCGCAGGTGACAGAATTAACCCTTGCAGGACTTTTGTCCTCAAAGCGCCCTGAGTTAATGCCGTGCAAGGATATCCCGCTGCATGTACCGGCAAGCAGTGAGATTGTGCTTGAAGGCTACGCTGAACCGTTTGAAACTGCCGAAGAAGGTCCCTATGGGGACCACACCGGTTATTACAACGCGCCGGAGCAGTTTCCCATCTATAATATTTCCCGCATTTCAGCCAGAAAAGACCCTGTTTACATGAGCACCTTTACAGGCCGTGCGCCTGATGAACCTGCTGTACTTTCCGAGGCGATGAATGACGTATTCCTGCCAATTCTCAAGCAACAATTGCCGGAAGTGGAAGACTTGTGGCTGCCGCCGGAGGCTTGTTCCTACCGTATTGCTGTTCTGAAGATCAAAAAGTCTTATGCTGGACAGGCACGGCGGGTGATGATGGGCATGTGGTCGCTGCTTCCCCAGTTCACCATGACCAAGATGATCATCTGTGTGGATGATGATATTAATTGCCGCAGCTGGTCGGATGTTATGTGGGCGGTGGCAACACGTATGGATCCTGCGCGAGATCTCGTTGTGCTGGACCGTACTCCGACGGACAGTCTTGATTTCTCTTCTCCGCTGGAAGGGCTTGGCGGCAAACTTGGGGTTGATGCCACTACCAAGATAGGAAGTGAAACCAGCCGCGAATGGGCGAAGACTATTGTTATGCCGGAAGATATAAAGACCCGTGTGGAAGAACGCTGGGACGAGCTGTTTCCAGCTGGCTTGCAGGGTATGAAATCAGGTGAACGGGACGAAAATAAATAG
- the ubiT gene encoding ubiquinone anaerobic biosynthesis accessory factor UbiT, which produces MSFQPDRGMFPPLVQSALRFVPPPPLGFILTRAVRKLARQRPDLFERLDTYRHAHFIIDPLDVPHVFRLIPNGEHATVEMFTRKEMPEGTARISGPLVVLLGLVDGTYDGDAVFFTRDLVIEGDTDAVLALRNTMEEADLTPAELLGFKGSLREKVDSATSRTLDSLRRRLDAPDAT; this is translated from the coding sequence ATGTCGTTTCAGCCTGATCGGGGCATGTTTCCCCCTCTAGTTCAAAGTGCCCTGCGGTTTGTTCCCCCACCTCCTCTGGGATTCATCTTAACCCGCGCAGTGCGCAAGCTCGCCCGCCAAAGGCCTGACCTTTTTGAGCGTCTGGATACCTACCGTCACGCCCACTTCATCATTGATCCGTTGGACGTGCCCCATGTGTTCCGCCTCATTCCCAATGGCGAACACGCAACCGTTGAAATGTTTACCCGTAAGGAAATGCCGGAGGGCACCGCCCGCATCTCCGGTCCCCTTGTTGTGCTCCTAGGTCTTGTGGATGGTACTTACGATGGCGATGCGGTGTTTTTTACCCGAGATCTGGTGATTGAAGGCGATACGGATGCGGTTCTTGCCCTACGTAACACCATGGAAGAAGCGGACCTGACACCGGCCGAACTTCTGGGCTTTAAAGGCTCACTACGCGAGAAGGTGGACAGTGCAACCAGCAGAACCCTCGACAGTCTTCGCCGCCGGTTGGATGCACCCGACGCAACCTAA
- the ubiU gene encoding ubiquinone anaerobic biosynthesis protein UbiU has translation MPPIHNSKPSLELVCPAGTPAALKAAVEAGAHSVYCGFRNETNARNFPGLNFSERELNTGVKLARKHGTNVLVAVNTFARAGDTRIWTKAVDAVAASGAHAIIAADLAVLDYAATHHPDLRLHLSVQAAAATPEAIQFYQDTFNVRRVVLPRVMSVEEIEKLNKEIKVETEVFVFGGLCVMTEGRCALSSYATGKSPNLTGVCSPPGDVDYAENGGTLSARLGGFTIDQFESGESAGYPTLCKGRFKANGETSYLFEDPVSLNAAALLPRLRTAGVTALKIEGRQRGKAYISQVVKAFRTAVDALDAGGNAEEEVSAMLATMTEGGRETTGAYKKIWR, from the coding sequence ATGCCCCCTATTCATAATAGTAAACCCTCACTGGAGCTGGTTTGCCCCGCTGGTACCCCAGCAGCCCTGAAGGCGGCTGTGGAAGCCGGCGCACACAGCGTTTACTGCGGGTTTCGCAATGAAACCAACGCCCGTAACTTCCCCGGTCTGAACTTTTCCGAACGCGAGCTGAACACTGGCGTAAAGCTTGCGAGAAAACATGGTACCAACGTCTTAGTGGCAGTGAACACCTTTGCCAGAGCCGGAGATACCCGTATCTGGACAAAAGCTGTTGATGCGGTTGCCGCCTCCGGTGCCCATGCCATTATCGCTGCCGACCTTGCCGTGCTGGATTATGCCGCCACGCATCACCCTGATCTGCGCCTTCATCTTTCAGTGCAGGCTGCCGCGGCAACGCCTGAGGCGATCCAGTTCTATCAGGACACATTCAACGTGCGCCGCGTGGTTCTACCCCGTGTTATGTCCGTTGAGGAGATTGAAAAGCTCAATAAGGAAATCAAAGTGGAGACGGAAGTTTTCGTCTTCGGCGGTTTGTGTGTCATGACAGAAGGGCGCTGTGCCCTCTCCTCGTATGCCACTGGAAAGTCTCCCAATCTCACAGGCGTGTGCTCGCCCCCTGGTGATGTGGACTACGCCGAAAACGGCGGCACATTAAGCGCTCGCCTTGGCGGCTTCACCATTGACCAGTTCGAAAGCGGAGAATCTGCAGGCTATCCAACCCTTTGCAAGGGCCGGTTTAAAGCCAATGGCGAAACATCCTACCTCTTTGAGGACCCAGTCAGCCTCAATGCTGCCGCTCTCCTGCCGCGCCTGCGAACCGCTGGGGTGACAGCTCTCAAAATCGAAGGCCGTCAACGTGGTAAAGCCTATATATCACAGGTGGTTAAGGCCTTCCGAACTGCCGTTGACGCACTCGACGCCGGGGGCAATGCGGAGGAAGAGGTTTCCGCTATGCTGGCCACCATGACCGAAGGGGGCCGCGAAACCACCGGTGCCTATAAGAAAATCTGGCGATAA
- the ubiV gene encoding ubiquinone anaerobic biosynthesis protein UbiV, giving the protein MKKIELSLGPNFFNWPNEKLVDFYARMADETDFDRIYIGEVICGKRMPFSDKVWPQIIERLLAADKTVVLSTMALPVTVRDRKSIASLSEMDLLMEVNDINGLARRAGSPFVGGPFLNIYNEGAAKALMDRGMETLCPPVELPLTSTKTIAEALPELTIELFSFGRLPLAVSGRCYHARAHKLHKDNCQFVCDKDPDGMDVNTLDDQEFLAANGIQTLSHSVQAITMESQELKENGIGRLRISPHSFDMLAVNHIYRDLVDGKISGKDARAKLEELPLPGKLVDGYIGGKPGHLLAAE; this is encoded by the coding sequence ATGAAAAAGATAGAACTCTCCCTCGGCCCCAATTTTTTCAATTGGCCCAATGAAAAGCTGGTGGATTTTTACGCCCGTATGGCCGATGAAACCGATTTTGACCGTATCTACATCGGTGAAGTGATTTGTGGCAAGCGTATGCCGTTTTCCGATAAAGTCTGGCCACAGATAATCGAGCGCCTTCTGGCAGCTGATAAAACCGTCGTTCTGTCAACCATGGCTCTACCTGTTACCGTGCGTGACCGCAAATCCATTGCTTCGCTTTCGGAAATGGACCTGCTGATGGAAGTTAACGACATCAACGGTCTGGCACGCCGCGCAGGTTCGCCCTTTGTGGGTGGCCCATTCCTCAATATCTATAATGAAGGTGCGGCCAAAGCCCTCATGGACCGGGGCATGGAAACCCTGTGTCCACCTGTTGAACTGCCACTTACTTCCACAAAAACTATTGCAGAGGCCCTGCCAGAGCTAACAATTGAATTGTTTTCTTTTGGTCGTCTTCCCCTAGCTGTCTCCGGTCGCTGCTATCATGCCCGCGCCCATAAGCTACATAAAGACAACTGCCAGTTTGTCTGCGACAAAGACCCCGATGGAATGGACGTGAACACGCTGGACGATCAGGAGTTTCTGGCCGCCAATGGCATCCAGACCCTGTCTCACTCCGTACAGGCCATCACAATGGAAAGTCAAGAGCTGAAAGAGAACGGTATTGGCCGCCTGCGCATCTCACCCCATTCCTTCGACATGTTAGCGGTCAACCACATCTACCGCGATCTGGTGGATGGCAAGATCAGCGGTAAGGACGCCCGCGCCAAACTGGAAGAGCTGCCGCTCCCCGGCAAACTGGTGGATGGTTACATCGGCGGTAAACCCGGCCACCTTCTGGCAGCCGAGTAA
- a CDS encoding MAPEG family protein, which yields MEIQYPLITALTAGVLVTYQMLWALIVAGARGRFRQSLGEADKMGLVKYVRSHGNLAENAPIMLILLGLLEIGGTSASILSWGAALFLIARVMHPIGVFSRKPVNVYRFVGAAVTMVLGLTGGVMLVMLAVEQLPL from the coding sequence ATGGAGATTCAATATCCGTTGATTACGGCGCTCACTGCGGGGGTTCTTGTGACCTACCAGATGCTGTGGGCGCTGATCGTTGCAGGGGCAAGGGGGAGGTTTCGCCAGTCTTTGGGAGAGGCCGATAAAATGGGCTTGGTGAAATATGTCCGCTCTCACGGTAATCTTGCCGAAAACGCTCCAATCATGCTGATTTTGCTTGGTCTTTTAGAAATAGGCGGCACAAGCGCTAGTATTCTGTCCTGGGGGGCTGCGTTGTTCCTGATCGCCCGTGTCATGCACCCCATCGGTGTGTTTTCGCGAAAGCCGGTGAATGTTTACAGGTTTGTAGGTGCTGCCGTGACAATGGTATTGGGCCTGACCGGCGGGGTCATGCTGGTGATGCTGGCTGTAGAGCAGCTGCCCCTCTAG
- the pip gene encoding prolyl aminopeptidase — MSTEKLYPEIEPFETGLLEVEDGHKVYYERCGRKGGKPVVFLHGGPGGGITPIYRRFFNPQHYEVVLFDQRGCGRSTPHACLEANTTWHLVEDMERLRKLIGAEKWQVFGGSWGSTLALAYSQKYPEHVSELIVRGVYTLTKAELDWYYQFGVSQMFPDRWEKFVAPIPKAERGNMIAAYRKILTGEDETAKLNAATAWSSWEAATITLLPDETLISEFSTHHYALAFARIENHFFYNNAWLEEGQLLRDAHKLRGIPGAIVHGRYDMPCPAHYAYELHKAWPDAHFHLIEGAGHAFSEAGILEKLVEATDRFAQSDNTING; from the coding sequence ATGAGCACAGAAAAACTTTACCCTGAAATAGAGCCATTCGAGACTGGCCTGCTTGAAGTGGAAGACGGGCATAAAGTTTACTATGAGCGTTGCGGTAGGAAAGGCGGGAAACCAGTGGTATTCTTGCACGGTGGCCCCGGTGGCGGCATAACACCAATTTACCGCCGTTTCTTTAACCCACAGCATTACGAAGTGGTTCTGTTTGACCAACGTGGCTGTGGTCGGTCCACTCCTCATGCTTGTTTGGAGGCCAACACCACTTGGCATCTGGTGGAAGATATGGAACGCCTGCGCAAGCTAATCGGAGCGGAAAAGTGGCAAGTATTCGGTGGGTCATGGGGCTCTACCCTAGCTCTTGCCTATTCGCAAAAATACCCTGAGCATGTAAGTGAGCTGATTGTGCGCGGTGTCTATACTCTGACAAAAGCAGAACTTGACTGGTACTACCAATTTGGCGTTTCACAGATGTTTCCAGACAGATGGGAAAAGTTCGTTGCACCCATACCCAAGGCTGAGCGGGGCAATATGATTGCGGCATACAGAAAAATTCTGACCGGAGAGGATGAAACAGCAAAACTCAACGCTGCAACAGCATGGTCCAGCTGGGAAGCTGCCACTATCACCCTGCTACCGGATGAAACCTTAATTAGTGAGTTCAGTACTCATCACTATGCGCTGGCTTTTGCCCGCATAGAAAACCACTTTTTCTATAACAACGCATGGCTGGAAGAAGGACAGCTCCTGCGTGATGCTCATAAGCTTCGCGGCATCCCCGGCGCCATCGTTCATGGCCGTTATGATATGCCCTGCCCTGCCCATTACGCATATGAGCTGCACAAAGCTTGGCCTGATGCACATTTCCATCTGATTGAAGGTGCTGGGCATGCTTTCTCAGAAGCCGGAATACTGGAAAAGTTAGTGGAGGCAACTGACCGGTTTGCACAAAGCGACAATACAATAAACGGATAG
- a CDS encoding GNAT family N-acetyltransferase, with product MIVIEKSLPGHINQYLPSLSEVLFQTVMTGASVGFVSPFSEEKAAEFWEQDVFPLIESGRVILFIAKVSDKVVGCVLLTLHMMPNQKHRCEVAKLLVHPSYRRKGIARKLMEALLEEAAIEAKSLITLDTRSGDAAEPLYASLGFQVAGIIPDYAQSVEGARLDSTTLMYLKI from the coding sequence GTGATTGTTATTGAGAAAAGCCTACCTGGACACATAAATCAGTACCTACCAAGTTTGAGTGAAGTACTTTTTCAGACAGTTATGACTGGTGCAAGTGTAGGGTTTGTCTCCCCTTTCTCAGAGGAAAAAGCCGCAGAGTTTTGGGAGCAGGATGTCTTTCCGCTTATCGAATCTGGTCGCGTTATTTTGTTTATAGCTAAGGTGAGCGATAAAGTTGTTGGATGTGTCTTGCTTACTCTTCATATGATGCCAAATCAGAAACACCGCTGTGAAGTTGCTAAACTGCTGGTGCACCCATCATACAGACGCAAAGGCATTGCCCGTAAGTTGATGGAAGCTTTATTGGAAGAGGCGGCAATCGAAGCAAAGTCTTTGATTACATTGGATACTCGTAGCGGTGACGCAGCAGAGCCGTTGTATGCTTCTCTTGGATTTCAAGTTGCAGGTATTATACCCGACTATGCCCAGTCGGTGGAAGGGGCCCGTTTAGATAGTACTACCCTAATGTATTTAAAGATTTAG
- a CDS encoding DUF4339 domain-containing protein, giving the protein MLYGARERQWFYKIGKKTLGPVDDKEITSQISQGKILPKTKVWHPDLGPVWKRASEIPDLKGYIETATPTFDKPKEAEPVFIISNTVVWLMVITPLLCAAITLLVGSAVNPALPEFNSVLLPMNYLLSLPFISALFYRLDRKALRNVFEKSVPLGYLTFCLIPPIFFLLRARVDAAQSPMVPFLSLLFYPAPLVLFLLMN; this is encoded by the coding sequence ATGCTGTACGGCGCGCGCGAGCGGCAGTGGTTTTATAAAATCGGGAAAAAAACGCTGGGTCCAGTGGATGATAAAGAAATCACCTCTCAGATTTCTCAGGGGAAAATTTTGCCAAAAACCAAAGTGTGGCATCCCGACCTTGGCCCAGTGTGGAAACGTGCAAGCGAAATTCCTGACTTGAAAGGCTACATCGAAACCGCAACCCCAACTTTTGATAAGCCCAAAGAGGCGGAACCGGTTTTTATCATCAGTAATACTGTTGTTTGGCTCATGGTCATAACTCCGTTGTTATGCGCTGCTATTACTTTGCTGGTGGGATCTGCTGTTAATCCAGCTCTCCCGGAGTTCAACAGCGTCCTATTACCTATGAATTATCTCCTGTCTTTGCCATTCATCTCCGCGCTATTTTACCGTCTAGACAGAAAGGCCCTACGGAACGTTTTCGAAAAGTCTGTTCCGCTGGGATATCTCACCTTCTGCCTGATTCCCCCTATCTTCTTTTTATTGCGTGCACGGGTTGATGCTGCACAAAGCCCTATGGTTCCGTTCCTATCCCTGCTATTTTACCCAGCACCTTTAGTCTTGTTTTTGCTGATGAATTAG
- a CDS encoding Lrp/AsnC family transcriptional regulator: protein MDEIDRKLIGILRRNARAGISDIALELKLSRATVRTRMEKLSDRGEILGYTVVLSSDAFELPVRGIMSIKIEGKGAERIVAQLGAMPEVSALHTTNGNWDLILELGTQTLLELDEVLNRIRKVDGITSSETNLLLSTKRSSRHISASRRGELSIGD, encoded by the coding sequence ATGGATGAAATTGATCGTAAATTAATAGGGATACTACGTAGGAATGCGCGTGCGGGTATATCGGATATAGCTCTAGAGTTGAAGCTGTCTCGAGCAACCGTACGTACTCGCATGGAAAAGCTGAGTGATCGTGGGGAAATCCTTGGCTATACAGTTGTACTGAGCTCGGATGCCTTTGAGCTCCCGGTCCGAGGAATCATGTCCATTAAAATTGAAGGCAAGGGGGCGGAACGCATTGTTGCACAACTAGGTGCCATGCCGGAAGTCTCTGCCCTTCATACAACGAATGGAAACTGGGATCTCATATTGGAACTGGGTACTCAAACTTTGTTGGAACTGGATGAAGTTCTCAATCGTATTCGTAAGGTTGATGGGATTACATCCAGTGAGACAAATTTACTATTATCCACCAAGCGAAGTTCCCGGCATATTTCTGCGTCCAGAAGGGGGGAATTGTCTATTGGGGACTAA